A single Lolium perenne isolate Kyuss_39 chromosome 6, Kyuss_2.0, whole genome shotgun sequence DNA region contains:
- the LOC127309738 gene encoding transcription initiation factor IIA subunit 2 isoform X1 produces MAAAFEMYRRSAIGMSLTETLDEMVFSGALTPELAIRVLLQFDESMSAALEKKVTSRAFFKQGSLRTYNYCDNVWTFNLRDVMFRNEEMSEKIPKLKIVACDSSLVKPKPPQQ; encoded by the exons ATGGCCGCCGCCTTCGAGATGTACCGGCGGTCCGCCATCGGAATGAGTCTCACGGAGACGCTGGACGAGATGGTCTTCAGCGGCGCGCTCACCCCCGAGCTCGCCATCCGGGTCCTCCTGCAGTTCGATGAG TCCATGAGCGCCGCGCTGGAGAAGAAGGTGACGAGCAGGGCCTTCTTCAAG CAGGGCAGTCTGCGCACCTACAATTACTGCGACAACGTCTGGACTTTCAACCTCAGAGACGTCATGTTTAGGAACGAGGAGATGTCGGAGAAAATCCCCAAGCTCAAGATCGTGGCCTGCGATTCCAGTTTGGTCAAGCCTAAGCCTCCACAACAGTAG
- the LOC127309738 gene encoding transcription initiation factor IIA subunit 2 isoform X2 produces MAAAFEMYRRSAIGMSLTETLDEMVFSGALTPELAIRVLLQFDESMSAALEKKVTSRAFFKGSLRTYNYCDNVWTFNLRDVMFRNEEMSEKIPKLKIVACDSSLVKPKPPQQ; encoded by the exons ATGGCCGCCGCCTTCGAGATGTACCGGCGGTCCGCCATCGGAATGAGTCTCACGGAGACGCTGGACGAGATGGTCTTCAGCGGCGCGCTCACCCCCGAGCTCGCCATCCGGGTCCTCCTGCAGTTCGATGAG TCCATGAGCGCCGCGCTGGAGAAGAAGGTGACGAGCAGGGCCTTCTTCAAG GGCAGTCTGCGCACCTACAATTACTGCGACAACGTCTGGACTTTCAACCTCAGAGACGTCATGTTTAGGAACGAGGAGATGTCGGAGAAAATCCCCAAGCTCAAGATCGTGGCCTGCGATTCCAGTTTGGTCAAGCCTAAGCCTCCACAACAGTAG